TCAATCGGCCAGATTACCATCGAGAACATCCAGAAAACGGTGGCCGACTTTTACAAGCTGAAGGTCCAGGAAATGTACTCGAAACGTCGACCGGCTAATATTGCCATGGCTCGGCAGATTGCCATGTACCTGGCCAAGGAATTAACGCAGAAAAGCCTGCCGGAAATTGGAGATTCGTTCGGCGGCAGAGATCACACAACGGTGCTGCATGCAGTTCGCAAGATTACGGAACAGCGTGCCAAGAACGCCGAGTTGAATCACCAGTTACACGTATTGGAACAAACCTTAAAAGGATAATCATGCAACTGTTACAAGCGAATCGCGATGCGCTGCTCAAACCGCTGCAAACGGTCGCCGGGATTGTAGAGCGCCGGCACACGATGCCGATCCTGGCAAATATTCTGTTGCGTAAAGAGGGGAATAAAATTGCGTTTGTGGCAACTGACCTAGAGGTCCAGATCACCACGCATGCCGACTTCGGCGTGGGTGACGATGTGGAGTCTACAACGGTTGCCGCACGCAAGCTGCTTGACTTTGTACGCGCACTGCCCGCGGCCAATGAAGTCAAACTCAAGCTGCAGGACGGCAAACTGGGTATTCAGTCTGGTCGAAGCCGGCTGGAGCTGCAAACCCTGAGCGGGTCCGAGTACCCGACCGTATCTGTACCCGAGAGCTGGAACGTGTCTTTCACAATGCCGCAAAAGGCATTGCGCAAGCTGTTCGGCATGGTGCACTTTTCCATGGCGCAGCAGGACATCCGTTATTACCTGAATGGTACGCTCATGGTGTTCGAGCCTGGCATGGTGCGCGCCGTAGCCACTGACGGTCACCGTCTGGCCCATGCCGCTGAAGATATTGAAGGCATTCAGTCTTCCAGCGAAGTTATCCTGCCGCGCAAAACCGTTCTTGAAGTGCAGCGTCTGCTGGACGATAGCGACGAGCCCGTCAATATTGATGTGTCGGCTAGTCAGATCCGTTTCACTTTCGGTGACATTGAATTGATTTCCAAGCTTGTCGAAGGCAAGTTCCCCGATTTCAAACGTGTTATCCCTACTGATTACACACGTCATTTCAACGTTAACCGCGAAGCGCTGCAAAGCAGTTTGCACATTGCATCCATTCTGATGACCGATAAGCTCAAAGGCATCAAGCTGAATCTGGAAAACAATCTGCTGCAAATGAAATATATCAATGCAGATCAGGAAAATGCCCAGGACGAAATCGAGATTGATTACAGCTTTGAGCCGCTTAGCGTTGGCTTTAATGTGACCTATCTGCAGGACGTGCTTTCCATGGCGAAAACAGACGAAGTAATCTGGTCGGTCAAGCCTGATGTCAACGCCTCGGCGCTGATTACCCTGCCCGATGAAAAGCACTTCAAATACGTTGTCATGCCAATGCGTATCTAAAATCGTGACAGCCGG
Above is a window of Advenella kashmirensis WT001 DNA encoding:
- the dnaN gene encoding DNA polymerase III subunit beta; this translates as MQLLQANRDALLKPLQTVAGIVERRHTMPILANILLRKEGNKIAFVATDLEVQITTHADFGVGDDVESTTVAARKLLDFVRALPAANEVKLKLQDGKLGIQSGRSRLELQTLSGSEYPTVSVPESWNVSFTMPQKALRKLFGMVHFSMAQQDIRYYLNGTLMVFEPGMVRAVATDGHRLAHAAEDIEGIQSSSEVILPRKTVLEVQRLLDDSDEPVNIDVSASQIRFTFGDIELISKLVEGKFPDFKRVIPTDYTRHFNVNREALQSSLHIASILMTDKLKGIKLNLENNLLQMKYINADQENAQDEIEIDYSFEPLSVGFNVTYLQDVLSMAKTDEVIWSVKPDVNASALITLPDEKHFKYVVMPMRI